The following DNA comes from Octopus sinensis linkage group LG5, ASM634580v1, whole genome shotgun sequence.
TGCAATTCATTGAACTGCGTGCTTCCGAACTGCAATTGTAAAAGCTCAAATATACCACATGGGTTGTCGAAAGATGTCGTACCACAGCTTGTCATGATTACATTTGATGATGCAGTCACAACAGATAACTATGAGACCTACAATCATTTAATGACCGGGATTACGAATCCGAACGGCTGTCCAATCAGTGCTACTTTCTTTGTCTCACACGAATACACTGATTACAAGACAGTACAGCAACTCCATTCACAGGGACACGAAATTGCCAGTCATTCGATTTCACATCGTTTTCCACCATCTTGGTGGCAAACAGCTAATTATACTGATTGGTATTCGGAAATACAGGGTCAGCGTGAAATGCTTTCTACTTGGGCTCATATCGATAAATCCGAAATCAAAGGTATGCGTGCCCCATTTCTACAGCCTGGGGGAAACTGGCAATTTCAGATTATTTCAGATTTAAAACGCGATGGTTTTAAATATGATGCTTCTTTAGTCTCTTACATTCATAAAATTGATCCATACGCTCCTCCAATATGGCCGTATACCCTAGACTTTCCTTCAGTTGATGATTGTGGGGTAAAACCGTGTCCTGATTGGACATTTCGTGGTTTATGGGAAATTCCATTGGTCGAATACGAAGACAAAGACGGTACTCTTTGCGCTATGTTAGATGAATGTGATGCAGCTAGATCAGAAGAAGAGCTTTATAATGTCATTATGAAGAACTTCGAGAACCATTACAATACCAACAGAGCTCCTTTCGGAATTTATATGCATTCACCGTGGTTAAAAAATCCTTCTAATTTTAATGTGGTTCGGCGATTTATGCAAGACATAGCTACTCGGGGTGATGTTTGGTTTGTGTCACAATCAAAAGTACTTGATTGGATACAAAGTCCTAAGACACTTCAATCGATGGACACGTTTTCATCATTTAATTGTTGGTTACACCGCAGCCCCTGGGTGTGTACAGACGACCAGTCTATTACATGTGTCTATGATACTTCTGGATTTCTAGTCTGGCCGAGAAGAATTTCAAAAAGAAATGCTGTTTATCCGAAAACTAATATTTCTACTGTCTTAGATCAGGAGTATTTCAATCGGCAACAAGCTCGAGCAACACGTAAAATGAAGCTTTGGAGTCAGTCGACCGGATTAAATTTTCCAGGTAGGACTACAGAAGCCCTTTATAATGACGCAACTCCATCTTACGACTATGGAGAAGCATATGGTGTATATTACAACGGTCAAAGTGAACCAGGCTTCATACCATATCCAAAACCAAATGAAGATGGAAATCATCAAGAAGGTTATTATTCTGAAGAATCTGGAACACCAGAACGAGAAGCAGGTGACGCCAAATTAACATCAAATCTTCTTGCGTCTATTTTAGGTCCAAAAAACAAGGCGAGAATCGGTGTTAGTCGTAAAAAGAGACAGTCCAACACATTCCATGAACTTCACATATGTTCGGAATATTGTCCCTTTCGATACCCTTGGCTTAACAATATCGATGGCCAATAAGATAGATATACCAAACACGtacaaaaatgtattattttccttttttccgaATTTTGTTTAGAGTGTTTTAGGTTTTGATTTTGAAATAACTTTTTATGGCTTAGTCAGTGGAGCCAAGTCAGTGCTTAGCACCCTCTTCAGGGCCTCAGTCACTGGTAGAAGTGGAGACCTAGCCTAAATACTTACCGTAGAGTACACACCAATAAAGGTGCCCAAAGACCAGTTATTACATTAAACCTTTAATATACAGAttatcctgtcaaatgtaatgcttatttattcacattgttttgaattaaacaggcattatctcgtagcttcgagatttcgatgatatgattgtttatttttttagaatggcattgcagGGTAAGTATGAGGGACCAGATCTgttcaatttgaacataaaacagaaaggATTTTTCAGCCGGATAAGGACAGTTTAAGCGCTAAGAGTTAAATAAAATTTCGCTTCTACCCAAGCCAAGGAACAATCCCTCTGACAGGTTgccgcacagtttccgtctaccaaattctaaTCACAAAATTTTGAGCTATTTGGAGCTATGGTAGATGAAACCTATTCAAAATTCCGTGCAGCAGGAACAAACCCCAAACCATATAACTGAAGAGAACTCCTAAACTGTACAACCACGACTAAGCCAGAAAGCAAAGACGACATTCAACAAGCATCAACTATCAGCAATAGATTCACTTTATCTATAGGTTCCCATATAACGGTGTATATACGGGTTGTATATTAGGTTCTCAGTATTTAATGCTGGCAGACTTATGAGGCACGCGGTACACTGAATTACCTCCTGGTTTACCAACTCGGACTTCTTGGATTATCATTTCAATTAAATTCGAGTTGCCTTTCTGGATTACATCGGATCTATGTTATTGtattatgtacatgtgagtgtgtgcaaacATGTCAGTatacatgaaatatgtatgtatatgtgtgtgtatgtacatgcatgtgtgtgtgtatatatatatatatatatatatatatatatatatgctcagatgcagcacggatttttgtcagtgaacaggtcacggattttagcgatgaaaatattttgacaaattaaacgtagatgttgaagtgaatcgaacggcttttgtgtgtttcttaaatggcttacaaacaccttccacacagcaattgttttcgttccagcacacgatctcagatcaaatcacttgctatgcgagtacatctccgtaatatatatatatatatgtatgtttgtgtatgtatatatatatatatatatacacatacatatatgtatgtatttttatatatgtataatctacaGCAGCTCATCTCacaacatatgtgtgcgtgcgtgcgtgcgtgcgcgcgtgtgtgtgtgtatcacaatcGCAATTGTGCGTCCTTGGTAAGCGACTAGTCATTATCAACATAAATATTGTTAGCTattgagaaaacacacacacacacacacacacacgcgcgcgcacacgcacacacacacacacacaccacacacacacacacatacacgtctaaTTCCAAATTATGGGAGTGGAAAAAGTAAAACGtaagctacatatgtttcttagctaACTGTAGCTCATTACATAAATCTTGCGCACTTCATGTATACGggtgtcctttatatatatatatatatatatatatatatatatatatatatattaacaggaattaatcttctctattCGTTCCTTTGCACCATAtgagctcaactctcctcccctcttcatctaacctcccccctcCCACacttacttcctctcttcactctcacccacctctcctctcctctcttgttctaacacctacttcctctcttcactcctacccacattctcccttccaccctctcccttcatcgtcaccacCTCCATCGTTacctacacattccaaccccaccatcTCTATACATCCTATCCCACCCCACCCTATCCCCCATATTCCACTCTCACATACCCCACCTTACCACACCCTGACACCCCACTCCCACATAATACCCCACCCTCACCTCTCCCACACCCCAAcagcaccacaccacacaccaccgcaccacaccacacaccaccacaccacaccacatcacaccacacaccaccacaccacacaccaccacaccaccataccacaccacatcacatcacaccatccCGCACACACTAACATTgatcacttcccagcacccacaccgtcatccacacacctacacctgcacacacgcacacgtcaaggtctcCAACCCTAtccacaagcacatacacgctctcacacacacacgcatgcgcaccgtCGTTTTGttgatcaccactactttattatctctccttcctagctctcctgtctgaccacctctgtccggcattcgccatgattaaTCGcttgccactaaaccttttttaaaaaaatttctctccgtttatttctgtgttcctttctgctgaaaagcgtaggctcgaaacgtaaaagactttctcacttcccgagcgttaaactaatacatctgtttgttgtttacaacacctgtcttcgtcttttgttttgtttgttgttttgtaaatttcaactatacacacacacacacacacacatatatgtatgtatgtatgtatgtatgtatgtatgtatgtattatgtatgtatgtgtgtgtgtgtgtgtttgtgggtgtgtgttgtaaaccgcccccccccaacatcgcttggtgttggtgtgtttacgtaatcTAGagttttggcaaaatagaccgacataataagtactagtcttaaaaagaataagtcctgggatcgatttgttcgactgaaggcggtgctccagtatggccacagtcaaatgactgaaacaaataaaagaataaaagaatatatatatatatatatatatatatatatatatatgtacaagcacacatacaaatgtatgtgtatctgttttgtgtgtatgagtgtgtatgtgggggagtgtgtctgtatgtgtgtgtttgtgtgtgtgtgtgtgtggtgtgtgtgagtgtgtgtgtgtgtgtgtgtgtgtgtgtgtgtgtgtgtgtgtgtgtgtgtgtgtgtgtgtgtgtgtgtgtgtgtgtgtgtgtgtgtgtgtgtgtgtgtgtttaatcgtTAAGCTTTTAAATACATGATTCTGAAAGAGACTTTAAGTCTTGTGACTTGACAAATGAAATCCCTACGTGATTCCATtaccaaaaaaaaatgaataaatgaaacacaaaatatgaaaaaagaatgCAAAGCCGGACTATATTTAGACTGTGAATGAAATAAATGTAGGAAGGTTTCTAAACAATTTTGAATGCTTTAGTAGCAAAAATCGTTCCGATTTTATTACCTTGATTGGTCCTTTTGTCACGATGGAGTGAAAAATTAATGTAGAtgtgaaatatatgtattttgaaataaacaCTTTTCATTTCTCAGCCTTTGTTTTTGGTTTGATTTATTAAGAaagataggcgcaggcgtggctgtgtagtaagaagatatttccagattttttgagaATGGCCGGttctaggtatccggtgatacttgagggacacCTCccacccaagtgtcacctgtgcctggaaccaggccacattaaaaagaactgtCCCCAGGACCAAGGCAAGGTCCTGGAGCAGTTAATAAAAATACCGCTCACTGCTCTCCCattggagggagagaaggaggcagTCGAGGAGGTGGAGACCTCctcgaaaaaaggaaaaaaaaaggtgggtaacaatggttgcccaccgaagGATCCGAAGGCTACGGGAGGGAAGGAAGATCTTCTGGACAAAACGAAAGAACTCCATTCTCCCGTGgctcaaaggaaaaaaaagagaaagtaaaacgggacattgccggcggTTTGTGACACACTGCTGGCTTATCCCGAAGCACCTTCGGTGCGAGTTGTGCTACCGGAGATAGTTACTGTAGGCCCTTTCCAGGCTAAGGATGAGGAATTTGTGATCCTCTTCCATAAGGGAGGGTCGTTGGAAAGCTTCGTTAAGAAGTTTAAAAAGAAAGGCCGGAGGGAAGGGATTCTATCCTGCACTGAGGACCCTGactggccttcgcaggtggctgcggaggtcatatGGGAGATCGATTTGTGCAGAGTGATGAATTTCTTCCCCGAGGACACTTTTAGATTTATGTTAAAGTGACCCGACTTTGCACCGTCCAGGTGCTTGAATGAGGCGAGGAGCCTGGTCGGGCAGGAAAgtttataattgaaaataaaagtaagCGGTTTAGTGcctcattttgttttttgaattGTGAAAAATGTAAGAGGTCTGTTGCCtcgtaaatgaaatataaaagagcAGTGTTTTCGGGTAAGCAGCAATCGGCGGGCGTTGTTTGTTACCCTCATTTATCATAAGTTTCATTTGTCATTTCATAACATTATGTCTATATCCAACCCGTAGCTTCCCTTCTATGTAAGGCCTTTATGgtcaatataatgaataaaagaagcttgcttcccgatctcatggttcagggttcagttccactgcgtggcaccttgggcaagtgttttctactatagcctcgggctaagcaaagccttgtgagtgaatttggtagacggaaactgaaagaagcccgtcacagatatatatgtatatatctatgtgtgtgtgtgtctttgtatccgtgtttgtcttccaccactgcttgacaaccggcgctGGATGTTTAAAgcccccgtagcttagcggttcggcctcagtacttattcgttttaaatctgatacttaatatgttttcttcttttgccgaaccgctaggcgtCAGGAACGTACACAAGTTAATACAGGTTGTCAGGCAGGTGTGCGTGGTAAAcatcacgaacacacacacacacacacacaccacacacaacacacacacacacacacacacacacacacacacacacacacattaatatatacatcttttatctttcacttgtttcagtcatcagaatgcgaccatgctggggcaccgccttgaagaaattttagtcgaatgaatcgaccacagtactttttttaaacttttaaaaaaaaagtttgatactctttatatcagtttcttttggcgaactgctgcgttacggggatgtaaacaaaccaacactggttgtcaagcagtattgGGGGGTGCTAAGAACAAACACATTCACGAAGACAcggttcagtcaaacaaatcgaccccgctACTTATTATTTTGTTAGCCTGGCACTTACTTATTCCACCAGTTACTGATggcgaactgttaagttacatgaACGTAAACTagtc
Coding sequences within:
- the LOC118763378 gene encoding chitin deacetylase 7-like codes for the protein MKLLISKQPLALLIVITLLSISNGQYECNSLNCVLPNCNCKSSNIPHGLSKDVVPQLVMITFDDAVTTDNYETYNHLMTGITNPNGCPISATFFVSHEYTDYKTVQQLHSQGHEIASHSISHRFPPSWWQTANYTDWYSEIQGQREMLSTWAHIDKSEIKGMRAPFLQPGGNWQFQIISDLKRDGFKYDASLVSYIHKIDPYAPPIWPYTLDFPSVDDCGVKPCPDWTFRGLWEIPLVEYEDKDGTLCAMLDECDAARSEEELYNVIMKNFENHYNTNRAPFGIYMHSPWLKNPSNFNVVRRFMQDIATRGDVWFVSQSKVLDWIQSPKTLQSMDTFSSFNCWLHRSPWVCTDDQSITCVYDTSGFLVWPRRISKRNAVYPKTNISTVLDQEYFNRQQARATRKMKLWSQSTGLNFPGRTTEALYNDATPSYDYGEAYGVYYNGQSEPGFIPYPKPNEDGNHQEGYYSEESGTPEREAGDAKLTSNLLASILGPKNKARIGVSRKKRQSNTFHELHICSEYCPFRYPWLNNIDGQ